TGATAATTGGAATTCCTTTAGCTGTTCGATTGAACTCAGGAATCTCATACCCTTTAGCCCGATATACCTTTCCTTTATTCGTAAAGAAAAGAATCGTATCGTGCGTGGATGTCGATACAAGATGTTCTACAAAATCATCTTCATTCGTTCCCATTCCCTGGATTCCGCGGCCACCGCGTTTTTGCGTTCTGTAGGTTGAAGCTGGCAAACGCTTGATATACCCTTGATGTGTAAGCGTGATAACAATATTTTCTACCGGAATTAAGTCTTCGTCCTCAAAGAATCCAGCACCACCAGCTACAATCTCTGTACGGCGGTCATCATTATAACGTTCTTTTATTTCAAGAAGCTCTTCACGAATAATTTCCAGTACTTTTTCTTCATCCGCCAAAATTGCTTTCAACTCACTGATTAGTTTTTGCAATTCATTGTATTCTTCTTCAATTTTCTCACGTTCTAAACCTGTTAGACGTTGCAGGCGCATATCAAGAATCGCTTGTGCTTGTTTTTCTGAAAGCTTAAAGCGTTCCATTAGCCCAGTTCTAGCAATGTCTGCTGTTTTAGAATTACGAATTAAGGAAATCACTTCGTCTAAATGGTCTAACGCAATACGTAGACCTTCTAAAATATGGGCACGTGCTTCTGCTTTTCTTAATTCAAATGCAGTACGACGTGTAATAATTTCTTTCTGATGCTCTAGATAATACACTAAGCATTGCTTAATTGTTAATACTTTCGGTTGACCATCAACCAATGCAAGCATATTAATACCAAATGTTGTTTGAAGTGACGTATGTTTATACAAGTTGTTTAAAATAACATTGGCATTCGCATCACGGCGAAGCTCCATCACAACACGCATACCATTTCGATCCGACTCATCACGCAGATCCGTAATTCCTTCAATCCGCTTATCACGAACTAGTTCAGCGATTTTTTCAATTAATTTCGCTTTGTTTACCTGATAAGGTAACTCTGTAACAATAATCGTTTCTTTCCCATTTGAGCTCTCTTCAATATTCACTTTTGCCCGGATTGTAACAGATCCTTTTCCAGTTTCATAGGCTTTGCGAATACCGCTGCGCCCTAATATTTGACCTGCAGTAGGGAAGTCAGGACCGTGAATATACTCTTCCATCAGTTCATCTACAGTAATTTCTGGATCCTTACTAACCGCAAGTACAGCGTCAATTGTTTCTCCCAGGTTATGTGGTGGAATATTTGTTGCCATTCCCACGGCAATTCCTGAGGTTCCATTTACAAGCAAACTAGGGAAACGAGCTGGGAATACGACAGGCTCTCTTTCAGAACCATCGTAGTTATCTTGATAATCAATAGTATCTTTATTGATATCACGCAATAGCTCCATTGAAATCTTTGACATTCTAGCCTCGGTATAACGCATCGCAGCTGCAGAATCTCCATCAACCGATCCGAAGTTTCCATGACCATCTACAAGCATATAGCGATAGCTGAAATCCTGTGCCATCCGCACCATTGTTTCATAAACTGCTGAGTCCCCGTGTGGATGATACTTACCGATAACTTCACCGACGATACGGGCTGATTTCTTATGCGCCTTATCCGAATGCATTCCTAAATCATTCATCGCGTATAATATCCGGCGATGCACTGGCTTCATGCCATCACGTACATCTGGTAATGCGCGTGATACGATAACACTCATTGCGTAATCAAGAAAAGATGTACGCATTTCCTTACTAATATTAATTTCCTGTACGTTTGGACGTTTTTCCTCTGCCATTCCTTCTTTACCTCCTATCACTATTTACGATCAATAGTGATTACCTTCCGTAAATTACTACTCTATTTATCGATTGAACGCCTTTTTATAGCTGCTTGGCGGTCATAGCCTTTCGATATCTAAACAATCATCTGTGTCTTTTCCTGACTAGTTGCACCCGAATAAGAATGCTTTGCATTTCGTTTAGATATCCAAATTCTTAACGTATTGGGCATTTTCTTCGATAAAGATCCTTCTTGGTTCGACTTTGTCTCCCATAAGCATGTCGAATACTTGGTCTGCATCAATAGCATCGGATAATTCAACTTGGAGCAGAGTACGTTTTTCTGGATCCATTGTTGTATCCCATAATTGCTCTGCATTCATCTCACCAAGACCTTTATACCGTTGAATACCCGGCTTTGGCGCCTGTGGAATTTCTGATAAAATGCGGTCTAATTCCTTCTCATCGTAAGCATAGTATTGTGCTTTCCCTTGCTTTATTTGATAAAGTGGAGGCTGTGCAATATAAATATATCCATGTTCAATTAATGGACGCATATAACGATAGAAAAACGTTAATAATAATGTTCGTATATGTGCACCATCTACATCTGCATCTGTCATAATAACTACTTTATGGTACCTGGCTTTCGAAATATCGAAATCCTCTGAGATACCTGTACCAAGTGCCGTAATCATAGCTCTTACTTCATTGTTGGATAAAATGCGATCAAGACGAGCCTTCTCGACGTTTAAAATTTTACCTCGTAATGGAAGTATCGCTTGGAAATGTCGATCCCTGCCGGATTTTGCTGAACCACCCGCAGAATCTCCCTCCACAATATAGAGCTCACTAATAGATGCGTCTCTCGATGAACAATCTGCTAGTTTTCCCGGCAAACTAGAAACATCTAATGCACCTTTTCTTCGTGTCAATTCACGTGCCTTTTTCGCTGCCAGGCGCGCACGGGAAGCCATTAAACCCTTATCTACGATTATTTTGGCAGTAGTCGGATTTTCATATAGGAATTTTGAGAACGCCTCACTAAATAAAGAATCTGTAATGGTACGTACCTCACTATTTCCTAGCTTCGTCTTCGTCTGCCCTTCAAATTGCGGATCTGGATGTTTTACAGAAACAATTGCCGTCATTCCTTCACGGACATCGTCTCCAGAAAGGTTTGCGTCATTCTCTTTAATCAAATTGCTCTTTCTCGCATAGTCATTAATCACACGAGTTAAACCAGTACGGAATCCAACCTCATGTGTTCCGCCCTCATACGTATGGATATTATTAGCAAAGGAATAAAGATTGCTCGCGAATCCATCGTTGTATTGAATGGAAACCTCAACCGAAATCCCTTCTTCTTCTCCCTCAGCATAGAATGGCTCGTGCAGTACCTCTTTATTTTTATTAATAAATTCAACGTAAGAGCTTATCCCACCTTCATAGAAGTATGATTTTGGCTCACTATCTGTTCGTTTATCCTCAACTGTTATCGTTAACCCTTTATTTAAAAATGCCAATTCACGGAGACGTTGTTCCAATGTTTCAAAGTTATATTCAGTTGTTTCAGTGAAAATCTCTGGATCTGGTGTGAAATGGGTAATCGTACCAGTAATATCCGTTTCCCCAACAACTTCAATTTCTCCGACTGGAACTCCTTTTTCAAAGCCTAAAAAATGGACTTTATTATCACGATGAACATATACCTCCAAGCCTTTTGATAAAGCATTCACAACCGAAGCACCTACACCATGCAGTCCACCCGAAACTTTATAGCCGCCACCGCCAAATTTACCACCGGCATGCAGAACTGTCATAATAACTTCCAGTGCTGGTCTTCCAGTCTTTTTCTGAATATCAACCGGGATTCCACGTCCATTATCTTTTACAGTAATACTATTATCCTTTTCAACGATTACCTGAATATGATCGCAATATCCGGCTAATGCTTCATCAATACTGTTATCAACAATCTCCCATACAAGATGGTGTAAACCTTTCTCACTCGTAGAACCGATATACATTCCAGGACGTTTGCGTACCGCCTCTAAACCTTCTAATACTTGTATCTGGTCAGCATCATATGCTTGGTTGTCTGTAATTTTGTCTTCCATTGACATTTTCTCACACTCATTTCTATTGAACTACGCGTAATACGGTAAAAAATCTATATTAGCAGTGAAATTAAATTCACTGTTGCTTATGCTTAAGGTACGATTTCCTCCGAGTAATCATCCAATTTATTAATCGTCGAAATCATGCTCGATCTTTTCTTTAACGTAGATACCGATAGCGAACTGTAATAAATTGCATCTCTCGTTATCATGACTGATTTGGCACTTTTTTTCGGGCCAATGATTTGTTTCTTTTGCTTTGCTGCCGTCATCATCTCATCCATAATCGTGGAGGATGGCACCAGATTATAATCAATAATTGCCACGATATCATCAGAATGAATTACGTTGTCATTTCCAATATGAATAAACACGGGTAGCCCTCCACCTTTAATTGAGTTTATCACGCATAAACAAGCTGTCATACCTTACTTCTAAGCATTCGTAAGTCTAAACAGCAAGTAAATTCCTGATTCTGTTCACGCCTCTTTCAAACATAACCTTGTAGCTGCTTCTTCACGATTCACTACTTGTCTACATTTCCATCCGTAACACGGAAAAGCTCTGCTTGTTTTAATGTCTCATGATGAATTCCATCTACACTTGTAGTGGAAACGAAGGTTTGAACACGTCCTTGAATGGTATTTAATAAATGGGATTGTCTGAAATCATCCAGTTCACTTAATACATCATCCAAAAGCAGTATGGGATACTCTCCGATTTCCCCGTAAATGAGTTCAATCTCAGCTAATTTAATGGATAGTGCAGTTGTCCGTTGCTGCCCTTGGGAACCATAAGTCTGAACATCCTTTCCATTTACATGAAAAATCAAGTCATCCCGATGTGGCCCAATTAATGTTGTACCGCGTTCAACCTCTTTTTCCTGTACCTCTTTAAATTTGTCACGATAGATAGTACCTATTTTTTCCATGTTTGCGTCTTCTGATACTTCTATTGTAGCACTGTAGTGAATTTCAAGGTTTTCAAGCTCTCTGCTGATTCCGTGATGAATTGGCTTTGCCCATTTGCGTAATAAATCCATGAAAACAAACCGTCTTTCCAATAATGTGGAGGCATGTTCAATCAATTGCTCGGATAGTACCTCAAGCATTGTAAAATCAGTGGTTCGTTTTTTTTGCATTTGTTTTAATAGATGATTGCGCTGTTTCAGTATCTTTTGATACTGTCCTAAATGATAAATATATCTCGGTTGAATTTGACCGAGCTCCATATCGATAAAACGTCTGCGTATTTGTGGAGGTCCCTTGACAAGGGTTAGATCCTCTGGGGCAAACATCACAACATTCATCGCCCCAATATAATCACTTAAGCGCTTTTGCTCGAGACGATTTAATTTAGCCTTTTTTCCTTTGGAAGAAATAATGATTTCAAGGGGAATGGATTGATTGCGTTTGGTTATTCTACCTTCTATTTTAGCATACTCTTTATCCCACCCGATAAGCTCCTTTTCACGTGGAGTTCGATGTGATTTGGTAAAGGCCATTACATAAATTGCTTCCATCAGGTTTGTTTTCCCTTGGGCATTTTCGCCGATAATAACGTTTACCTTATCATCAAAAGAGATATCCAATTTTTCATAATTACGGTAATTTGTTAATTGAAGCTGTTCAATGTGCATGCAAATTAATCCTCTTTTTCCATCATTTCATTGGTAAAAACTTCACATGCTGCATGCATGATGACCAATAAAATTAAATTCTAGTCAACCACGTCAGAAAGTGCTGGATGCAATCAGCTTCCAACGATAAAAGTTCCAACATCTTCTATTTCAACTACATCCTTTGGATAAAGCTTTCTTCCGCGTCGATGTTCCAATTCTCCATTTACCAACACACCTACATCTGCCAGAAAGGCCTTCACCATTCCACCAGATTCCAGAATATTAATCAGCTTAATAAATTGACCTAAAGTAATGTATTCTGTATTTATTTTAATTTCTTCATGCATGTTCATCACCAATTCTTATGTTATTTTATAGGCACATCGCTGCAGATGATGTGGTAAAGCGAAACTTCATTCCATGGGAGTTCCATGGAGCAGAATCAGGAATTTACAGGCTGTTTTATTCTCCATCTTCATGTGATTCGTTTCCTCAGACCGGGAGATGAGGATATTACAGCCCTTTAATGTGTGGTAAAAATCTGACTTAGAAGCGAATCAAACAGAATTTCGATTCCCCAGCCGTATACATCCTTTTAATTGCCTTATATACCTATTTTACTAAAGTTTTCGGGGAAAGGAAAGGTAAGACCTCTAATTGTCATAAAAACCCGTAAAAAGGGCTTATATTTTGCTATGAACGAAAAAAAGCCCTTAACAGAGCTTTTTCCTTAGGTATTAAAATGTACGTACCGGCAAAATTAATTGCAGTATCGAATCCTCGTTAAGTGGATGAATGACAAAAGGCCGCATCGCACCTGTGAATTCAATGATTACTTCATCGTATTCAATTGCTTTTAACGCATCAATCATATATTTCGAGCTGAATGATATTTTCAGCTCTTCGCCTTCCATAGATTGGATGCCGATTTCTTCTACAACATTACCAACTTCAGGTGAATTACTGGAGATCTCAATGATTGATTCATTTGGTGTAAATAATCGAACGACATTATTGCGTTCTTCTTTTGCCAGAAGCGAAGCACGATCAATTGTGTTAAGTAATTCCTTTGTTTTTACTTGAATCTTCGTTTTACTTTGTTCTGGAATTAATCGGGATGTTTCTGGATAATTCCCATCAAGCAAACGAGATAAGAAATTTAAATGTTTCGTACGGAAAAGAATTTGATTGTTTGTAACACTAATTTCAACCGTTTCTTCGGTATCATCTAAAATTTTATATAATTCGTTTAAGCTTTTCCCTGGGACAACAACTTGCTGAAATTCAATGTTTGCATCTGCGACAGGAATTTCCCTTTTTGCCAAACGGTGGCTGTCAGTTGCTGTAAAAGATAGAACTTTGTCGACTAATTTCAAATTAACACCTGTCAAAATTGGTCGAGTTTCCATTGTGGATACAGCAAATACGGTTTGCTTAATCATGCTTTTTAGTAAATCAATCGGCATCTCAAAGCTATCATCAGTCTGTAGTTTTGGTAAATGTGGGTATTCCTCGGCATCCTGACCATTTAGATTAAATTCAGCTTTTCCAGAGCGAATCGTAACTTTCAGATTCGAATCAACTTCAATTTCCACTGTATTCTCTGGTAATTTGCGAACAATATCGGGGAAATATTTTGCTTGTAATACAATCTGCCCTTCCTCAATTTGTTCTACATACACCATATCATCCTCTTCAGCAGGTATGTAAGACTCAATGGAAATATCGGAATCACTTCCTGTTAATGTAATTCCATGCTGTTTTGCTTCAATTTTCATTCCAGTAAGAATTGGAATAACGGTTCTCGATGAGATTGCCTTCATAACATCTTGTATTCCTGCAATTAATCGATCACGTTTGATAATAAATTTCATGAAAATATCCTCCTAATTTGGAAGTTCTTTTATAGATTGTTCATAAGTTAGTATTTTCTTTTTGAACATGTATTTATATATATTTATTATTATATAAAAAATAGTAATAATAGTAATAGGCGCTGTGATTATGTGGATAAGTGCAATTCACTCAAAAACAACAAAGTTTTCCACATGTGCATAACTTGTTTATATGTTTGCACAGTTATAAACAATATTCACATGTGGATAGCAGGCTAAATTGTTTTTAATGTTTCTTTTATATCCTCAATATCACGATTTAAATCGGAATCCTCTTCAAGTAGCTTCGAGATTTTTTCATGTGCATGAATGACTGTTGTATGATCTCGTCCACCAAATTCTTCACCTATCTTTGGTAAAGAAAAGTCGGTAAGTTCCCTTGAAAGGTACATTGCAATTTGTCTAGGAAAAGCAATGGATTTAGTACGTTTCTTTGCTGCAAAATCTTCTATACGAATATTGTATCGCTCCGCTACAACTTCTTGGATCCCCTGAATGGTTATTACTTTTGGCTTGCTGCTCGGAATAATATCTTTTAACGCATCTGCAGCAAGAGAAGCATCAATATCTTGATTAACAAGTGAGGAGTATGCAACAACGCGAATAAGCGCCCCTTCTAATTCACGGATATTCGTATTAATTTGATTTGCTATATAAAGCATAACCTCATTTGGAATGTCCAGTCCTTCAGCCTTTGCCTTTTTGGTTAAAATTGCAATTCTCGTTTCTAAATCTGGTGGCGTGATATCGGTAATTAATCCCCATTCAAAGCGTGAGCGCAATCGATCTTCCAATGTTGGAATTTCCTTTGGTGGCCGATCACTTGAGATAATAATTTGTTTACTTTCTTCATGCAAGGCATTAAATGTATGGAAGAATTCTTCCTGTGTCGACTCTTTTCCAGCAATAAATTGAATGTCATCAATCAATAGAACATCGATATTCCGATATTTATTACGGAAACTATTTGATTTGTTGTCCATAATGGCATTGATAAATTCATTTGTAAATTTTTCTGATGTTAAATAGACAACCTTTGCTTTTGGGTTATGTTCACGAACATAGTGCCCGATCGCGTGCATTAGATGGGTCTTTCCAAGTCCAACGCCACCATAAATAAAGAGTGGGTTATAAGCTTTAGCGGGTGCCTCTGCTACAGCTAAGGACGCAGCATGGGCGAATCGATTTCCTGCGCCGATTACGAAAGTATCAAATGTATATTTGGAATTAAGCATGGATTTAGGCATATCATTTGTGCTGGATTCGGCTTTTGGGTTTGCCACTTGTTTTGTATCATCTACTTCCGTATTTGAAGTAGGGATGATAAATTTTGTATCTAATTTGGTACCAGTGACTTCACCAAGAATATCGGATATGAGTTCTGTATACTGTGTTTCCAGCCAATCTCTAGCAAATTCATTTGGTGCTGATATAATCAATGTATTTTTTTCAATAGCTTCAGCCTTTGTGTTTTTTAACCACGTATCAAAGCTGGGTTTGCTAATTTTTTCTTCAATTTTCTCAAGTGTAGCAACCCATAATTCTTCGATGTTTTCCAAAATCTAGCTCACTCCTTTCAAATTGGTTTATGCATGTCCAGCTCCAGCGCCCAGCGACTAGCGAGACTTCCCTCACCTTCGTACAATAAAGAAGACTTGCTGACTGGCAAGACATGAGGCTTAGTCGCACTTATACCCTTGCGGTGAAATCGGGCATCGACTTCTTACGGTCGTCTCGTTTCCTTTATATCTTTCGTAAGAATGTTCGACCCGTTGAACTATCCCAAAGTTCGGGCGCAGTCCGCACGTCGCTAACCGGGCGCTTCCGCTTTTGTTCATGACAGAAAAAGCCTCTCTCAATCTTGAATAAGACGGAAAGGCATGACATATATATGTTGTAGAACATATGTTGACATATACAAGGTAAAAATATTTGGGTAGTTGAAATCTC
This region of Oceanobacillus sp. FSL K6-2867 genomic DNA includes:
- the gyrA gene encoding DNA gyrase subunit A, with the translated sequence MAEEKRPNVQEINISKEMRTSFLDYAMSVIVSRALPDVRDGMKPVHRRILYAMNDLGMHSDKAHKKSARIVGEVIGKYHPHGDSAVYETMVRMAQDFSYRYMLVDGHGNFGSVDGDSAAAMRYTEARMSKISMELLRDINKDTIDYQDNYDGSEREPVVFPARFPSLLVNGTSGIAVGMATNIPPHNLGETIDAVLAVSKDPEITVDELMEEYIHGPDFPTAGQILGRSGIRKAYETGKGSVTIRAKVNIEESSNGKETIIVTELPYQVNKAKLIEKIAELVRDKRIEGITDLRDESDRNGMRVVMELRRDANANVILNNLYKHTSLQTTFGINMLALVDGQPKVLTIKQCLVYYLEHQKEIITRRTAFELRKAEARAHILEGLRIALDHLDEVISLIRNSKTADIARTGLMERFKLSEKQAQAILDMRLQRLTGLEREKIEEEYNELQKLISELKAILADEEKVLEIIREELLEIKERYNDDRRTEIVAGGAGFFEDEDLIPVENIVITLTHQGYIKRLPASTYRTQKRGGRGIQGMGTNEDDFVEHLVSTSTHDTILFFTNKGKVYRAKGYEIPEFNRTAKGIPIINLLQVEKGEWVNAVISVNSYEEDAFLFFTTKHGIAKRTSLAKFANIRKGGLIAVGLREEDELISVRLTDGNKDIMIATKEGYLIRFEETQIREMGRTAAGVKGISLRGEDEVVSMEIVEPGSKILHVTNKGFGKQTPEAEYRRINRGGKGVFTCKLDEKTGHVVAVKDVTGEEELMLITIAGVLIRIPVAEISTTGRNTKGVHLIRLQDGEEVATVAKVDKEEEEAIEEAEVVQDAVPEIENTDTDMNEE
- the gyrB gene encoding DNA topoisomerase (ATP-hydrolyzing) subunit B; the encoded protein is MSMEDKITDNQAYDADQIQVLEGLEAVRKRPGMYIGSTSEKGLHHLVWEIVDNSIDEALAGYCDHIQVIVEKDNSITVKDNGRGIPVDIQKKTGRPALEVIMTVLHAGGKFGGGGYKVSGGLHGVGASVVNALSKGLEVYVHRDNKVHFLGFEKGVPVGEIEVVGETDITGTITHFTPDPEIFTETTEYNFETLEQRLRELAFLNKGLTITVEDKRTDSEPKSYFYEGGISSYVEFINKNKEVLHEPFYAEGEEEGISVEVSIQYNDGFASNLYSFANNIHTYEGGTHEVGFRTGLTRVINDYARKSNLIKENDANLSGDDVREGMTAIVSVKHPDPQFEGQTKTKLGNSEVRTITDSLFSEAFSKFLYENPTTAKIIVDKGLMASRARLAAKKARELTRRKGALDVSSLPGKLADCSSRDASISELYIVEGDSAGGSAKSGRDRHFQAILPLRGKILNVEKARLDRILSNNEVRAMITALGTGISEDFDISKARYHKVVIMTDADVDGAHIRTLLLTFFYRYMRPLIEHGYIYIAQPPLYQIKQGKAQYYAYDEKELDRILSEIPQAPKPGIQRYKGLGEMNAEQLWDTTMDPEKRTLLQVELSDAIDADQVFDMLMGDKVEPRRIFIEENAQYVKNLDI
- a CDS encoding DUF370 domain-containing protein yields the protein MFIHIGNDNVIHSDDIVAIIDYNLVPSSTIMDEMMTAAKQKKQIIGPKKSAKSVMITRDAIYYSSLSVSTLKKRSSMISTINKLDDYSEEIVP
- the recF gene encoding DNA replication/repair protein RecF, coding for MHIEQLQLTNYRNYEKLDISFDDKVNVIIGENAQGKTNLMEAIYVMAFTKSHRTPREKELIGWDKEYAKIEGRITKRNQSIPLEIIISSKGKKAKLNRLEQKRLSDYIGAMNVVMFAPEDLTLVKGPPQIRRRFIDMELGQIQPRYIYHLGQYQKILKQRNHLLKQMQKKRTTDFTMLEVLSEQLIEHASTLLERRFVFMDLLRKWAKPIHHGISRELENLEIHYSATIEVSEDANMEKIGTIYRDKFKEVQEKEVERGTTLIGPHRDDLIFHVNGKDVQTYGSQGQQRTTALSIKLAEIELIYGEIGEYPILLLDDVLSELDDFRQSHLLNTIQGRVQTFVSTTSVDGIHHETLKQAELFRVTDGNVDK
- the yaaA gene encoding S4 domain-containing protein YaaA, producing the protein MHEEIKINTEYITLGQFIKLINILESGGMVKAFLADVGVLVNGELEHRRGRKLYPKDVVEIEDVGTFIVGS
- the dnaN gene encoding DNA polymerase III subunit beta; protein product: MKFIIKRDRLIAGIQDVMKAISSRTVIPILTGMKIEAKQHGITLTGSDSDISIESYIPAEEDDMVYVEQIEEGQIVLQAKYFPDIVRKLPENTVEIEVDSNLKVTIRSGKAEFNLNGQDAEEYPHLPKLQTDDSFEMPIDLLKSMIKQTVFAVSTMETRPILTGVNLKLVDKVLSFTATDSHRLAKREIPVADANIEFQQVVVPGKSLNELYKILDDTEETVEISVTNNQILFRTKHLNFLSRLLDGNYPETSRLIPEQSKTKIQVKTKELLNTIDRASLLAKEERNNVVRLFTPNESIIEISSNSPEVGNVVEEIGIQSMEGEELKISFSSKYMIDALKAIEYDEVIIEFTGAMRPFVIHPLNEDSILQLILPVRTF
- the dnaA gene encoding chromosomal replication initiator protein DnaA codes for the protein MENIEELWVATLEKIEEKISKPSFDTWLKNTKAEAIEKNTLIISAPNEFARDWLETQYTELISDILGEVTGTKLDTKFIIPTSNTEVDDTKQVANPKAESSTNDMPKSMLNSKYTFDTFVIGAGNRFAHAASLAVAEAPAKAYNPLFIYGGVGLGKTHLMHAIGHYVREHNPKAKVVYLTSEKFTNEFINAIMDNKSNSFRNKYRNIDVLLIDDIQFIAGKESTQEEFFHTFNALHEESKQIIISSDRPPKEIPTLEDRLRSRFEWGLITDITPPDLETRIAILTKKAKAEGLDIPNEVMLYIANQINTNIRELEGALIRVVAYSSLVNQDIDASLAADALKDIIPSSKPKVITIQGIQEVVAERYNIRIEDFAAKKRTKSIAFPRQIAMYLSRELTDFSLPKIGEEFGGRDHTTVIHAHEKISKLLEEDSDLNRDIEDIKETLKTI